A window of Hordeum vulgare subsp. vulgare chromosome 5H, MorexV3_pseudomolecules_assembly, whole genome shotgun sequence genomic DNA:
tttgtttccaGGAAACACCCATCTCCTGAAAAATCAATCTTGTCAGCACAGCAGAATGACATGTTTGCAAGCAATCTTGGCTGACTGCATATGAATAATAACAGGAATTGCTGCTAGAACACAATCCTCAGCCTCAGTCTCAAATGAAAAATCCATGACTTAGTCAGCAATGATTAACAACAGAGATATCCAAACTTCAGAAGCATCATCAGCAGCCTTTACAAGATGCAGGCGTGGGTACAACTTTCATCACCAAGTTGCCGTCTTCAGGTTCATGCCGTCGGCGTCGAGTCGATGATACATCATCTTGTGGTCTTTAGACTTCAGTAGTTCTACAAGTGGTGATACAACAAATTCTACTTACGCTACGTAGTCTGGTCTGGTCTGGTCGTACAACATCGTCATACACCGCACGGTCTGCCACCCACCCGACAAAATGGCGAGCTGCGGGCGGTCAAATCAACCGTGCGTGCATCGCCGGCAGGAGATCCGTGCATCATAACACCGCAAGCAGCTCTGGAATCAGAAGCATGTCATGTCATCACTTGCACTGCCGCGGGTGGAACTTCTCCTCCGACAGGAGGGATGTGACGAGCCGCTGCAGCCGCACGGCGCCACGTCCGGGCTGAAGGAAGCTGGTGTTCCCGATGACCGAGCAGGGGTCGCTCCCGTTGTCCCCCGTCCCAGCGCACCAGCCTCCGGGGGTGGGCGCGTCCGGGCCGGCGCGGCGCGACAGGAGCTCCTCGTCGATCCGATCGAGCACGGGCTCGTCCGCATGGAACTTGCGGGCGAACGGCGCGTCACTGGCGATCATCCGGTCCAGGTCGTCCATCGTCAGGTAGTGCGGGTGCTGCTTCGGGGGGTTGTCCCACGCGATGTAGTGCAGGTCGTGGTTCACCGTCGTGTTCTTGAACTCCTCGGCGTTGCAGACCACGGTGTGGAAGTAGCCCTCTGGGGAGGAGATGAAGTTGGAGTAGTACATGAGGACGGTGCGCGGCAGGTTGTCCCAGCCCCATATGCTGTACTCGACCAGCGACCTCGACAGCGCCATCCAGGCTGAACCTGCAAACATCAGAGATTCAAATTTAAGAGCCAGATTATTTCCTCAAAAAAGGTCCAAAgtaacaaacttggtcactccctAAAAGCTCTTGAAACACAAGATTTGTGGGGGTTTGCGCGAGGACAAGTATCAATATTTCTTTGCTAGTTGGCCAAATCATGCTAATGTTTTGCTTGCCAGGTAGGAAACTTATGCCTTGACCTTCACTGGGAAGTGGAAAGGCAGGCTCTGTAGTCCAGATGTTAAAACATGGAGTGTGCATGTCAGGCCGAGACCTACTTGAGAAAACTGGGACCAGTTGATCTTCTTGGTCTAGATTCTAGAGAGAGGCAGAAAGATGAAATATTCAAGGCTGCTAATAAGAGCATTAATAACAGGTGAAGTTTACTAGCACAAAAAAGCAACTGAACTGAAACTGGAAATGAAGGGTATACTAGATACATTCAATAGGATTGGAATTATTGTTATACAGGAGTGGTAAATCTGAACAGAGGGAGTTTCCTCATTTATGCTATGCTTGTTTTCAGCAAAAAAAAAGGGCAATTATTAAGCTAGAAAAGCACCATATTTATTACGCAGGGTTAGCATGACATCTTAGGAACAATTAGAAGATCCTATTATGGTAATAAATCAGTTTCAGTTGGTGGCCTGGTCTCCAGAACTTGCATGATCAAACACTCAAAACATATCAATCAGCATATATCAGTTTCAAATCCTGAACACTCACAATCACTGATAATCTTCTACAAGAAATTCCTTCATTTGGTTGAACAAGAATTTGCAGGAGCCGAATATGCACAGCGAACAATCATGGGATGTATGGAAAATCCTAGATACAACATTTATTTGCTATACAAGAACAGTTCTGATCAACTCGAAGCAATATAATGTCTTAATTACCTGTGAAGAGCTTGAAGGCCGTTGGCACGCTCCGGCGCTGTGGTATCCAGAACACGTCCGCCTTCTTCTTCATGTAGAGCCCCGGGTCGATGATGACCGGCTTCGCCCTCTGAAACCTAAATGTACAGGTTCACAAACCAACAGCAAGAGCACATTAATTTCCCTCagtgtccatccatccatccatccagccATGGCGCGTGATAGATGGATCATCGGAGTTCTAagctgggaaggaagggaagaccTACTCCTTCCATCCGATGTTGCTGGTGTGGTCGATGAAGTTGAGATCACGCGGCAGCTTGGAGAAGACATGGATCAGATCTGCATCAAGCTCAGAGGGTCAAATGGTGCTGCTATGGCACCGTCATCTGCAACAAGCTCAGAGGCCTTTACCGTCCTGCGTGACGAGCGGGTAGTCGGAGGCGGAGAGGTTGATGAACCAGTCCCAGTCGGACCCGCCGGCGCCGGAGTGGCCCCAGAGGAGCGCGGCGGCGGCGTGCAGGGTGCTGGCGACCATGGTGGGCCCGCGGTAGGTGACGAGGTTGGCCCGCTCGACGACGCGGACGTTGCCGGCGGCGGCTATGACCGGGTGCGCCGCGAGGCCGGCGGCGAGCTCCCGGCGGTCGGCCTCCGGCGCCTCGGCATCTAGGTGCAGGACGTAGAGGTTCCTGGGGTGGTAGAGCGCGAGGAGCACGCGGCGGAGCGCGGCGGCGTCCCTGGCGGATCCGGAGATGACGTAGGCGATGCGGGGGAGGGATCCGGCGACGCGGGAGGCCGGCGGCGTCGGGGCGAGCTTGTGCTCGACGAAGAGCGCCGGGGAGGGCGTGGAGGAGGGGACGAAGGGGAAGGGGACGGTGGTGAGGAGGACGAGGATGAAGAGGGACAGCGCCGAGCCGACGGCCAAAGGGAGCAGCCACCGCCGGTCCACGGCGGCGGCGTGGACGACGATGGGCTTCATCGGCGGCGTGGGAGCAGAGCAGGCAGCGGCGGACCTGGCAGGAAAAAAAGGGCCGATCTTTGGCCGGTACAGACAGGTAAACGCGGTAATTCGATTTCAACTGTTCTACCTTTCCCTTGGTTTGGCTTTATGTTTTTAACACAAACATACACCACACATTACCTCTGTTAGCATCTTCGAGACACTGAACGGACATATCATTTTAAGACATAATCGATAGGAACATCTATTTTTACTGAATCCAAGGCTCGAAATAAATTCACAGAAATACGAGCACCATTATCGAGTCTAGGAATTGAGCCAGAATGGGTTGAGAATATCATTGTCCTGCTAAAACTTCAACCACATGTTGGTTCACATCAACACTTAACCTTGATTCTAACAATTTGAGTATCACAAAATTTTATGGGGCTTGCTACGACGTAAGCCGacggattttttttaaaatatccGCGAGCTCGCGAGCCGTTAGATCTGTTGCATCGAGCGACAGAACAACTTCTTCACTTTTGCAACTTAGACTCAGTTTGCAGTTTTTCTGCAACTACagttttgttgcagatttttttgcaacaaagatctTATTGTCAATTCTTTTTGCAACTGAAGTTCCGTTGCAGGTTTTTTTTTTGCAATTGAGATTATGCTGCAGAAGCGTCGGGTTGTTGTACTATCTAATTTTAAGGATTCAGATCCTGCAACAGAGCTGTTGTTGCGATGAGAAATTGCAACAACATGCtggttgcaaaaaaaaattatgatGATCATGAGGCATGTAGCGTGTAAAGAAGAGGGCGAATGCCAGCGTGCGATCCACCGGATGATTTATAACATTTCCCAAATTTTATTTATGACAAGCTTTTAATTTGGGTAGGAGATGATGACATCTTGGTGAGtcattgttttttttttgaaaattttggtgAGCCATTGTTTATCGTGTACTACTAACACATAATACACATGCTCTAACCTACAAAAGTCCAGAAGTTAGCGTTCATGAAAGAGTAAGGTATAGAACACTTAAGCATATGATTTTTTTAATGGTACAATACAATACCAAAAGCAGGACATGTAAGTGTCACACGTCATTACTCATTGTATGTTTCCATAAAAGAGTAGATATTTATGGAAAATGCCATCTATCTAATTAACACATGATGGCAAATACATGACAAATAAACAAAGGTAGTGGAAGATGACATCTAGATGCATTACTTATCTTGTGCTATTACCTTGTATAACACAATCTATAGCGACATGGTCTCGATCTTTCTTAATAAACCTGCACAACATTACAAATTAAGTTATGCAAAAAA
This region includes:
- the LOC123395718 gene encoding beta-glucuronosyltransferase GlcAT14A-like, which codes for MKPIVVHAAAVDRRWLLPLAVGSALSLFILVLLTTVPFPFVPSSTPSPALFVEHKLAPTPPASRVAGSLPRIAYVISGSARDAAALRRVLLALYHPRNLYVLHLDAEAPEADRRELAAGLAAHPVIAAAGNVRVVERANLVTYRGPTMVASTLHAAAALLWGHSGAGGSDWDWFINLSASDYPLVTQDDLIHVFSKLPRDLNFIDHTSNIGWKEFQRAKPVIIDPGLYMKKKADVFWIPQRRSVPTAFKLFTGSAWMALSRSLVEYSIWGWDNLPRTVLMYYSNFISSPEGYFHTVVCNAEEFKNTTVNHDLHYIAWDNPPKQHPHYLTMDDLDRMIASDAPFARKFHADEPVLDRIDEELLSRRAGPDAPTPGGWCAGTGDNGSDPCSVIGNTSFLQPGRGAVRLQRLVTSLLSEEKFHPRQCK